In Phaseolus vulgaris cultivar G19833 chromosome 7, P. vulgaris v2.0, whole genome shotgun sequence, the genomic stretch GGAAAATGGGTGGACCGGTTTGGCGCGTTGTAAACATGTTCTTCATCAGATATGCAGTGTCAACGCGACCCAGCTCAGCTTCCATCTTCCCTGGTTCCTGTGCGACACATAACAGTAACATCAACACAGAGTACTATCACGGCATAAGCTTAAAATTTCGTCTTGAACAAGACTccgattataaaaataaaaaattacttccGAGTTTTAGAAAGAAATGTAAATGAAAAGTTATTAAAACCATAGATTCATGTAGCATCTTTACTTTGATTTTTGTGTCGTTGCAAAGATCTTGATATCTGATATTACTTCATTGGTGGTATTCAAAAATACTAAAGAAGTTGTTAAGAGAAAGTACCTGAAATCTGCATATGTAGTAGTCATCTCCATACAAGGCATGGAAAATATCGAGGGTCTTCTGTTGCGGGTTTCTTCCGAGGAAGGGTCGGAAGGGGACACTGAGAGCGACATAGGCCTTCACTCTGTCTGGTCGGAACAAGCAGAGGTACCAACCGAGGATGGCACCCCAATCATGGGCCACAAGGAACACTTTGTCCACACCAAGAGAGTCAATGAGCGCAACAATGTCACCGACAAGGTGGAAACACGTGTAGGTGGTGAGTGGCGCAGGGGCATCGGTGTCACCGTAGCCTCGGAGGTCAGGGGCAACAGCACGGTAACCCAGGGAACTGAGATGCAGAATCTGGTGGCGCCATGAGTACCAGAGTTCGGGGAAGCCATGCAAGAACAACACCACTGGGCCTTCTCCCTTCTCTGCAACATGCATATTTATGCCATTGAGTTCCACCATTCTGTGAAGTATGTTCTCCATCTTTCTCTTTGTTTATTGTTTACCTTCCGCAGCTGCACCTCCTTTCCCTTTCTTATACTTCCTACTGCAATGGATAAAGATGTCATGACCGACCCTTATTTACCAACTCCTCATaataatgtaataatattttaaattataaaataaaataaaataaatataattaaaatattaatttattgaatgtttatgtagttgtttttattgtttacTGTATCAAAGTAtcattattcatttatttatttatatatatataaatgaaaaaatataaaatattatagataacTTATTAAGATAAAAAGCATTTTAATGTGCTTTTTAATTTCCACTTGActcataaaaaaatctttttcaatATTAAAGGTTGAAGATTTTAATCactgaaaaatattataaattattgtttttatattaatattagaaaattattaaatatttttgtttaaaataaaaataattagttgttatattacaatatataaatatataagtgGCAATTAcagaaatgagaaaaaaaagcCTTGGTGATTCTGAAATCTATTATTCAATTCAAAAGAAAGAGTAAAGTTGCCTTATATACATGggtggagagagagaaagaaaaaactaaCTTGACCTATGAGTAAAAacactaaaaataaattacttataggcctaataaaaaataaaataatatttaatatttttatcagtCCCCTCAAGCTGGGAGTATATATGTTTTTCATTCCCAGCTTGAAAAACAGAGTGTTGAACTAAACTGTAGTAAGAGGTTTAAGAGTTTGAAGAGAGGATGATATTGGAAGAAGTTTAAGAAGTTCATCATTGAGTTTCTTTCTCACCACGTGACAATCAATTTCGATATGCTTTGTCCTTTTGTGGAACACTTGGTTGTTTGCAATCTGAATTGCAGTTTGATTGTCACAGTAAAGCAAAGTTGGCTGTAGATGCTTGACATGAAAATCAGCTAGTAGGTATGTGATCCACTAGAACTCACAAGTGGAACTCACAGGTAGTAACAATTAGGACGTAATACTTGACTTCAGATGAACTTCTTGATATGGTTTGTTGTTTCTTAGATTCCAAGAGATAAGAGATTTTTCCAAATAAACAGAAAAACCAGTTATAAATTTTCTAGTTTCGGGACAAGTTGCCCAATCAGAACACTATAGGCTTTTAATTAAATAGAAGTTTGACTATAAAAGAATATACCCGTTCCAGTTCAGATATCGAAGAACACGCATAGCTGCCTGATGATGTTCATTTGTTAATTTGGAGACGAACTGACTAAGGTGATTTAACGAGAAAACTATATCAGACTGAGTATTTGTTAGATAGATGAaacattatttgattttttaaaataaatttcttggtctaaataaataaattgattgatttgtttaaaatgaatattattaaaaaaagtttgtaAATTTGTTAAAGTTGCTTTAAGGGACTAAAAGCAACAAACATAAATAAACACACAAagcgatatatatatatatatatatatatatatatatatatatatatatatatatatatattgtaaaatCTTTGACAAAAAGAGCGATATATGTATCACACGTTAACTTTTAGTAATATAGTTTGCTCATCGTTGAAATTTTAATCCGTGGCTTATCTTTTTAAATACAATATAGTTTGGGATAAAGTCAAGTTTATCAAATTCAATGTATCTAGTACTAtcataataataacaattaataataaatttaattttgttttatgtgtAAATGAAGACAttaatttgggaataaaatttGTAACTTACATTATGATATTAATTTGGATCcaacatttatttttgttcaaaactaaataattaagaTATAATTACATGTTGTACTTAAGTTTTGTATTTGAAGTTTACTCTGAGATGATAAATGTCTATTCAtaataagaattttaaaattcattaattttaatatattagtcattttttaaaatattaaattaaattaataatttttattggaGATAGTACTAAATGCcatgtattaaatattaaaggGTAAGTAATGAAGAAATATTAAAGGTGTAAtctttatctcttttttttGTAACTTTTATTAATGGTATCCCTTTAGGTTTTTTCATCTGTggtatatataaaagaaaattctaTTTACTTTTAGTTTACAGTCttcaatattatattaattacacTTTTATCTATCTTTAATCTTAGCACTGTGCAATTGCCCCCGACTTCACACTGTACTTTTTCTggtttgtttttcatttttttcaagtgtattattttgaatattaaattatattaatttgtaattacttaaattataaatagaaaataaataattctttaaaattataaatattaaattgcTAGATTATGAtagtttattaattaataaatagtaGGTAGTCTATTGCTGACTTTTTAAGCGTTTTATTAAGTTTGTTCGGTTTATAATTTATAGCAATACAAATTCCTAACCCTTTTTTAAGGTATcgtttttcaattttaacttttataatattaaaatataataaatttaaaaattatttattttaaattttaaatttaattttttaaaaattagagaaattagaatttgaaaaaaaaaatagaaaatacaatctataacaatatatatgggattttttaatgtatacatcttgttttccaattttatcttttaatattaaaatataaaaaaatagcaattacttattttaaattaaaaatttaaagaaatttaaattaaaaaacaaagaatataattccttataattttatactttaaatatttttttaaaatttaaaataatttttctcaataaaaagtcatcaacataaaaaatttaaaaatgcggtatatgtttaaaaaaatactttataaagagattttttttatcaataataaaaaatcaattttagaatctTATACAAAATTGCATTTTACTTTATCAAAAGAGATGAAACTTgtcttaataatattttcaattttaaaaaaaaaatctctacaGTTTTACAAAAGCGGAGGAATTGTCAgcagtttaaattttttataattaatactatattagataataaaaaatatatgaatgcTATATAGCTTTCAtgctatatataaatttaacacTTTATCTTATATTTGAATTTTCTCAATAAATTACATATATGGAATAATTACCTATTAATTTGTTATGGGTATACTTATTTCCATTAAGTTCTAGACATTGTTTAAGATgaaattattctt encodes the following:
- the LOC137830048 gene encoding uncharacterized protein gives rise to the protein MENILHRMVELNGINMHVAEKGEGPVVLFLHGFPELWYSWRHQILHLSSLGYRAVAPDLRGYGDTDAPAPLTTYTCFHLVGDIVALIDSLGVDKVFLVAHDWGAILGWYLCLFRPDRVKAYVALSVPFRPFLGRNPQQKTLDIFHALYGDDYYICRFQEPGKMEAELGRVDTAYLMKNMFTTRQTGPPIFPKGEYGTGFNPHTPDTLPSWLTQQDLDYYVTKVERSGFTGGLNYYRNLNINWELTAPWTGVGIENVPVKFITGSVDLVYTSPGMKEYIHNGGFKKDVPTLEEVVVQEGVGHFNNQEAAHDVANHIYDFIKKF